The Caballeronia sp. SL2Y3 genome includes a window with the following:
- the astD gene encoding succinylglutamate-semialdehyde dehydrogenase: MDIRNQLYIGGEWQDGQGASFASRNPASDETVWQGASASADDVDRAVSSARRAFASWSAVSFDERVAVAKRFASLLNENKESLAHAIGRETGKPLWEARTEVASMAAKVDISVQAYHERTGEKRAPMADGVAVLRHRPHGVVAVFGPYNFPGHLPNGHIVPALIAGNAVVFKPSELAPGVAAATVALWIEAGLPAGVLNLVQGEKDTGIALANHRQIDGLFFTGSSDTGTLLHRQFGGRPEIVLALEMGGNNPLVVAPVADIDAAVHHTIQSAFLSAGQRCTCARRLFVPDDAFGERFLQRFAEVSAGIRIGAYDDEPQPFMGAVISARAAARLVAAQTQLIEAGAQPLLTMQQRAANLGFVTPAILDVTDARDVPDEEHFGPIVQLTRYKTFDEAIERANDTAFGLSAGLLADDETAWRHFQRTIRAGIVNWNRPTNGASSAAPFGGVGRSGNHRPSAYYAADYCSYPMASVESAQLQMPASVSPGLTF; encoded by the coding sequence ATGGATATCCGAAACCAGTTGTATATCGGCGGTGAGTGGCAGGACGGGCAGGGCGCGTCGTTCGCGTCGCGCAATCCAGCAAGCGATGAAACCGTGTGGCAAGGCGCGAGCGCATCCGCCGACGACGTGGATCGCGCGGTGTCCTCGGCGCGGCGCGCGTTCGCGTCGTGGTCGGCCGTGAGCTTCGATGAGCGCGTCGCGGTCGCGAAGCGTTTCGCGTCGCTGCTGAACGAAAACAAGGAATCGCTCGCGCACGCCATCGGCCGCGAAACCGGCAAGCCGCTGTGGGAAGCGCGCACCGAAGTGGCGTCGATGGCCGCGAAGGTCGATATTTCCGTGCAGGCGTATCACGAACGCACCGGCGAAAAGCGCGCGCCGATGGCCGATGGCGTTGCCGTGCTGCGGCACCGGCCGCACGGCGTGGTCGCCGTGTTCGGGCCGTACAACTTTCCCGGGCACTTGCCGAACGGCCATATCGTGCCGGCGCTGATCGCGGGCAATGCGGTCGTGTTCAAGCCTTCGGAACTCGCGCCGGGCGTCGCGGCGGCGACCGTCGCGCTGTGGATCGAGGCGGGGCTGCCTGCGGGCGTGCTCAACCTCGTGCAAGGCGAAAAGGACACGGGCATCGCGCTCGCCAACCATCGGCAGATCGACGGGCTGTTCTTCACCGGCAGCTCGGATACCGGCACGCTGTTGCATCGCCAGTTCGGCGGGCGGCCGGAAATCGTGCTGGCGCTGGAAATGGGCGGCAACAATCCGCTCGTCGTCGCGCCGGTCGCGGATATCGACGCAGCCGTGCATCACACGATTCAATCGGCGTTTCTTTCGGCCGGTCAGCGTTGCACGTGCGCGCGCCGTCTTTTCGTCCCGGACGATGCGTTCGGCGAGCGTTTCCTGCAACGCTTCGCGGAAGTGAGCGCGGGCATCCGCATCGGCGCGTACGACGACGAGCCGCAGCCCTTCATGGGCGCGGTCATCTCGGCGCGGGCGGCGGCGCGGCTCGTCGCGGCGCAAACGCAATTGATCGAAGCCGGCGCACAGCCCTTGCTTACGATGCAGCAGCGCGCGGCGAATCTCGGTTTCGTCACGCCCGCGATTCTGGACGTGACCGATGCCCGCGACGTTCCCGACGAAGAGCACTTCGGCCCGATCGTGCAACTCACGCGCTACAAGACTTTCGATGAAGCCATCGAGCGCGCGAACGACACGGCTTTCGGCCTCTCCGCCGGCCTCCTCGCCGACGACGAGACCGCGTGGCGGCACTTCCAGCGCACGATTCGCGCGGGCATCGTCAACTGGAACCGGCCGACCAACGGCGCGTCGTCGGCGGCGCCCTTCGGCGGCGTGGGGCGCTCGGGCAACCATCGGCCGAGCGCGTATTACGCGGCGGACTACTGCTCGTATCCGATGGCATCCGTGGAAAGCGCGCAATTGCAGATGCCCGCGAGCGTATCGCCGGGTCTCACGTTCTAA